The proteins below are encoded in one region of Pleuronectes platessa chromosome 12, fPlePla1.1, whole genome shotgun sequence:
- the LOC128453859 gene encoding LOW QUALITY PROTEIN: interferon-induced, double-stranded RNA-activated protein kinase-like (The sequence of the model RefSeq protein was modified relative to this genomic sequence to represent the inferred CDS: substituted 1 base at 1 genomic stop codon) → MATVAKLMEYAQRTGSKVIFEELSSVGPDHDKIFTQRVVCNGEVYPEGVGRSKKEAKRNAAGYALRRLLENQPASNVGNSQSLNDDSFEETDYKGILNHHCQKRSLVHNYIQVKRSGLPQSLQFTYKVVIEDKEYPEGKGNTIKQAQQNAAQQAWSALQEQSDWDSKVSLRSTVSEDDNPPMMSSTSTSPSTSISTSTSLAPRMSSSQSEPMSTSDSIVFNNSSNPHSDQVAVENKGRADSVSSTLTKSRYTSKFDCKKYLGGGAFGRVYKVREILLNKKFAVKIVRVKKKISRKDLREVKALSVLLHTNIVRYYSCWTEDTGYMQSSSADSCSSQESSPQLLYIQMELCGSKTLGHWIKERNTRTLPDSSRRQESLTIAKQIVSGVEYIHFKKLIHRDLKPANILFGQDGAVKIGDFGLVTADDEDDENPRERTNETGTMLYMAPEQFENIYDRKVDIFAFGLIYFELLWKISTGHERAEVLRDARNQKFPREFPLTLPQEEQIMRSMLCKEPKQRPEASALNAELEKLAHTLNPEKTENXQNVTV, encoded by the exons ATTCACCCAGAGAGTAGTATGCAACGGTGAGGTGTATCCCGAAGGTGTGGGGAGGAGCAAGAAGGAAGCCAAGCGTAATGCTGCTGGATATGCCTTGAGACGCTTGTTGGAGAACCAACCTGCCAG CAATGTGGGAAATAGCCAGAGTCTGAATGACGACAGCTTTGAAGAGACAGATTACAAAGGAATTCTCAACCACCACTGTCAGAAAAGAAGCCTCGTCCATAATTACATCCAAGTGAAAAGAAGCGGTCTACCACAGAGTCTCCA ATTCACCTACAAAGTAGTAATTGAAGACAAGGAGTACCCTGAAGGGAAGGGGAATACTATCAAGCAAGCCCAACAAAATGCTGCTCAGCAGGCCTGGTCTGCTCTTCAGGAGCAGTCCGACTGGGACAGCAAG GTTTCCTTGAGGTCCACTGTATCCGAAGATGATAATCCCCCCATGATGTCATCAACTTCAACCTCGCCTTCAACATCGATCTCGACATCAACTTCACT GGCCCCCAGGATGTCGTCATCACAAAGCGAACCAATGAGTACAAGTGACTCCATAGTATTCAATAACTCATCAAACCCTCACAGTGATCAG GTTGCTGTGGAAAACAAGGGTAGGGCCGATAGTGTGAGTAGCACACTAACCAAGTCCAG ATATACATCAAAGTTCGATTGCAAAAAATATCTCGGGGGAGGAGCCTTTGGTCGGGTGTACAAAGTAAGAGAAATACTGCTGAACAAGAAGTTTGCCGTCAAGATTGTCCGTGTTAAAAA AAAAATCAGCAGAAAAGATCTGCGAGAGGTGAAGGCATTATCAGTCCTTCTTCACACCAACATTGTGCGATACTACAGTTGTTGGACTGAGGATACAGGTTACATGCAGAGCAGTTCAGCAGACAGCTGCTCTTCTCA GGAATCTTCGCCACAGCTCCTTTACATTCAAATGGAGTTATGTGGCTCAAAAACACTTGGACACTGGATAAAAGAGAGGAATACGAGAACTCTGCCAGACTCCAGCAGACGACAGGAGAGTCTAACCATCGCTAAACAAATAGTCAGTGGAGTCGAGTACATTCACTTCAAAAAACTCATCCACAGGGATCTGAAG CCTGCCAACATCCTGTTTGGACAGGATGGAGCAGTGAAGATTGGAGACTTTGGTCTGGTCACTGctgatgatgaagacgatgaaAACCCAAGGGAGAGAACTAACGAAACAGGAACCATGTTGTACATGGCTCCCGAACAA TTTGAGAACATCTATGACCGGAAGGTGGACATATTCGCCTTCGGGCTGATATACTTTGAACTCCTCTGGAAAATCTCTACTGGCCATGAAAGAGCGGAG GTTTTAAGAGATGCCAGAAATCAGAAGTTCCCCAGAGAGTTTCCACTTACTCTTCCTCAAGAG GAACAAATAATGAGGTCAATGCTGTGTAAGGAGCCAAAACAACGACCTGAAGCAAGTGCTCTGAACGCAGAGCTGGAAAAGTTGGCCCACACTCTCAACcctgaaaaaactgaaaattagCAAAATGTAACAGTCTGA